In the Passer domesticus isolate bPasDom1 chromosome 4, bPasDom1.hap1, whole genome shotgun sequence genome, one interval contains:
- the LRPAP1 gene encoding alpha-2-macroglobulin receptor-associated protein — translation MAAVRALPALAAALLLAAAGQASKYSREANEGLAGAEGKRREAGEFRVVRLNQIWEKAQRLHLSAVKLAELHSDLKIQEKDELSWKKLKAEGLDEDGEKEAKLRRNLNVIMTKYGMNGKKDSQLVDTNYIKDGTESDTLDDPRLEKLWSKAKTSGKFSDEELDKLWREFKHHKEKIREYNILLETVSRTEDMHKNVINPSEENLVKEEILHNKHRELKEKLRSINQGFERLRKVSHQGYDTTSEFEEPRVIDLWDMAKSANFTEKELESFREELKHFEAKIEKHHHYQKQLEISHQKLKHVEGTGDKDHLNRNKEKYAMLQEKTKELGYKVKKHLQDLSSRISQGLQHNEL, via the exons ATGGCGGCTGTGCGGGCGCTGCCGGCTCTCGCCGCCGCGCTGCTCCTTGCTGCCGCCGGCCAGGCCAGCAAATACTCCCGGGAGGCCAACGAGGGGCTGGCGGGCGCCGAGGGCAAGCGGCGGGAGGCCGGAGAGTTCCGGGTGGTGAGGCTGAACCAGATCTGGGAGAAGGCGCAGCGG CTCCACCTCTCTGCTGTGAAACTGGCAGAGTTGCATAGTGAtctaaaaatacaagaaaaagatGAGCTGAGCTGGAAAAAACTGAAGGCTGAAGGGCTGGATGAAGATGGAGAGAAGGAAGCCAAGCTCAGACGAAACTTAAATG TCATTATGACTAAATATGGAATGAATGGAAAGAAGGACTCTCAGCTAGTTGATACCAACTATATTAAAGATGGCACAGAAAGTGACACACTAGATGATCCAAGACTGGAAAAATTATGGAGCAAG GCTAAGACCTCTGGTAAGTTCTCTGACGAGGAATTGGATAAGCTTTGGCGAGAATTTAAGCATCACAAAGAAAAGATTCGTGAATACAATATTCTGCTGGAGACTGTGAGCAGAACAGAAG ATATGCACAAAAATGTTATCAATCCATCTGAGGAGAACCTGGTGAAAGAGGAAATCTTGCACAACAAACACAGAGAACTCAAGGAGAAGTTAAGAAGCATCAATCAGGGATTTGAACGTTTGCGTAAAGTCAGTCACCAGGGATATGACACAACCAGTG AATTTGAAGAACCAAGAGTGATTGATTTGTGGGACATGGCCAAATCAGCTAATTTCACTGAGAAAGAACTTGAATCTTTTCGG GAGGAGCTGAAACATTTCGAAGCAAAAATTGAAAAGCACCATCATTACCAGAAGCAATTAGAGATTTCACACCAGAAACTGAAGCATGTAGAGGGAACTGGAGACAAGGATCAtctaaacagaaacaaagagaaatatgCCATGCTGcaagaaaagacaaaagaacTAGGATATAAG GTAAAGAAACACTTGCAAGACTTATCCAGCAGAATCTCTCAAGGTCTTCAACACAATGAACTATAA
- the LOC135300109 gene encoding C-C motif chemokine 3-like → MRVPAAAMAVLLLVAICSLAEADLRVSRSAPPAKNNARNTPCCYSYVSRPVPRQLISSAYMTSMSCPRPAVVLITKKGSQLCADPKADWVQKYL, encoded by the exons atgagggtccctgcagctgccatggCTGTTCTGCTCCTTGTGGCCATCTGCTCCCTGGCTGAGGCTGATCTCCGAGTCTCCAGGAGTGCTCCACCTGCTAAGAATAATG CCAGAAACACCCCCTGCTGCTACTCCTACGTTTCACGCCCCGTTCCACGCCAACTGATCAGCTCTGCCTACATGACCAGCATGAGCTGCCCAAGGCCAGCTGTGGT CCTGATCACCAAGAAGGGGTCGCAGCTGTGTGCAGACCCCAAAGCTGACTGGGTGCAGAAATACCTGTAG